The genomic region AACTCATTCCTCGTATTGCTACGGGCGATCAATATCGCTACGTTTGGGGAAAATTTTCTGACTTTTTGCGCCGATTGCTAGCTTCGGTTGTCGCTGTTGTCGTCGTGTTGTTGTTGCGATGGCTGTTGGGTGAGGGATTTGGGGGTTTGCTACTTCCCTTTGGGGTGGTTGGCGGTTTTTATTGGCTGTGGGGTCCCGTACTGTGGGCGAGTTTGCGTAACGCACAGTACCGTAAATACAAATACAGCGGTTTCTTTCGCGGTCGCATCTTAGATGTTTATATTTCAGAAGAGCTAATTGGTAGAGAAGAAACAGTTAACAATAAAGGCGAACTAGTCTATGTAGACAACTTAGAGCGCCGTCTAAATGTCGAAGTTGGAGATGAAACTGGTTTTTCCATCCAGGTACAAGTGCCACTGCGCCGCAGTCACAAAGGAATTGCCCGCCGTCAAGTAGCGGAAATGATTGTACTGTCAAATCGCGCTGATTTGAGCAATATTACCAAAGTTACCGATATCTACATTCCCAGTCGCGATATTTGGGTGAGTGACTATCCATTCTTGCAACGAGATGTCTTTGTGGAAGTCAGCAACCGCATCCGTCGCGATCGCCTAGAAGCCGACGAAGAATCACCTCGTTCTCCTCGCCGTCCTCCTCAAAGAAAAGAACCACCTCAGCTACCGAGACAAGATCGGGAATGGTAGACAGTTATCAGTGACCAGTTATTGCCAGAAAGTGGGGTGCAATTTAATTCCGAATTCCGAATTCTCTCAGCTCTCTTCAGGGGCGTAAGCCAGCCAAGCTAGTTCTAACAATCCGTCCAAAATTGCTGTAGCTACCGTTGCACCACCCTTGGAACCCTCCGTCCAAATTTGTGGTACGGAAAATTCCTGCAAGCGTTTTTTGGTCGCATCCACATCGACAAATCCCGCAGGCGTAGCAATTACCAAAGCTGGTTTGATTGCGTCAGTAGCAATTAGATCTATTAAAGTGGCTAATGCGCTTTGGTCTTGACCGATCGCAAAAATTGCTTCGGGATAGCGCTGAGCGAGATTTTCGATTCCCCAAGCTGTAGCGGTCTTATCTTTTTGCGGACGAGCGATCGCGTCTAAGCTGCAATAAAGGGGATTGGCAAAGGTGTTTTGAATCTGGGGTAGAATGCCAACTTGGATTGTCGGTACATCCACCACAATCGTACAGCGAGCAGCGATCGCCGCTGCTCCTGTTTGCATTGCCGTTTCTGAGAAATGAATTAAATTCTTATACTCAAAATCGGCAGTTGTATAAATAACACGACGGACGATCTCATATTCTGCGGGAGAAAAGTCATAATCGCCAACCTCGCGATCGACGATCGCCAGATTTTGGGCATCAATCATCTGCCATTCCATAGAGAAAGGCTGGGAGCTAGGGACAGTGACCAGTTTATCAGTTATCAGGGAGCAGTTGTCAGTGACCAGTGACCAGTGACCAGTTAACCGTCTACCGTCTACCAGCAAATACCCATTACCCATTACCAATTACCCATTACCAAAATTCACGTCTCAGAAGCAGAAGAACGACCAAATATCGGTGTGAGATAAGCTACGAGCGCTCCAATCAGAAAACCAGAGATATTGCGGATTAGAGGTAGCCATTCCGTAGTGCGCGTGACAACTGGTCCAATGCCGAAAGCAATGAATAATATGCCCCACAACGGCGAGAAAATCAAAGCCCACTGCCAAGCTAGAGCCTGTCCTGGACGACGGGGTTGAGCGGCAAAACCACAAATTACGCCTCCCAGTGTTGATGTGATTAGGGTGAGAATCCACTGTTCTCTTGGTAGACCTGGAACAACGTTACAACCGCCTTTGATTAAACAGCTTTCAACGGATTCTAAAGCTCCCAGAATGGCACGGTCTTCCCCATGTTCTCGCACGTAGTACAAATTACCAAAGCGGGTTTGTAGTTCGATCCAAAACGTGCGGGGGAGAAGTTCGTAAACTGCGTCGCCAACGCTAAAACTGAGAATGTTACCACCGCGAGAGTCGGCAACTAGAAGAATACTTTTGTCATCTAAACCCCAAAAGTTAATTACTGCTCTACCTGGAGTGCGATCGTACTGAGTTAAAACTCGCAGTTTCCAACCAGTGTCAGCGGTAAATTTATCTAAATCTGCTACGAGTTGTTCTTCCTGAATATCGGTAAAAGTCTTTGCTAGGTCAATGACGGGGGTAGGGCGATCGGGTAGCAGTTCTGGATTGTCATAAGCTAGGGCTGCTGATGGTTGCATCATCCAAACCAACCCTGCCAGAAAAAATGTTGTTACTAAAACCGGAATTTTTCGCCAAAATGAACGCTGCATGGGCAATTATAAGTTGTGGATCGGAGTCTCAAAATCGCTACTGTCGTAAGAATTATTATAATTAAGTCGCGTTTTTTTACATTTGTTTACTTTACTCTAATTTAGCGACCCCAGGCAAATCAATCAAAAGTCAAAAGTCAAAAGTTAAAAGTTAAAAGTCAAAACTTAGAAATCAGGAGTCATAATTTTTCTCCCTCAGCTCCCCCAGCTCTCTTCCCCGACTACGCGGTTCCGATGCGGAGGACACCTCCGCCTCCACCCGCTTCCCGACTCCCGATTCCCGATTCCCGCAATAGCGCGATCGCAGCGGGGGAAATCTACGTTTGTGTAGATACGGGAAAATTGACTGTGGAGATAGAATTCCTGCTGTAAATGCGCGATTTGGGGAAAGGTGTATGCCGCAATATTTTGGACAACTGCCAACGACTGACCAACCGTGGGTAACTGTAGGCGCAGTGGAGGCAGTATCACAAAGCGATCGCGCTGTCCAGTTGGATTGCGGTGAGTCTTCTGTATTGATTAGCGTTATCGATGCTCATCTCATTCGCGTGCGTTTAGCCCCTCACGGCGAATTCTTTCCCCAGCGCCCTTGGGCAGTCGTAGGAGACGACGATATCGAGCGATCGCCCGTTCCCTTTGAAGTTGCAGAAACACCTGACACGGTAGAAATTAAAACAGATCGGCTGCGAGTTGTTGTCCAACGCCAACCTTGTCGCCTGACATGCTTTGACAATTGCGATCGCCCCTTTGCCAAAGATGCCGAAATGGGTATGGGTTGGCGCATGGGTGCAACCGCCGCCTGGAAACAAATTGAGGCTGACGAGCATTTTTATGGTTTTGGCGAACGCACGGGCTTTTTAGATAAATTAAGCGAAGTTAAAACAAATTGGACGCTAGATGCTTTAGACTACAACTCGCTGACGGATGAGATGTATCAGGCAATTCCATTTTTTATGGCTTTGCGTCCAGAAGTCGGCTATGGCATCTTTTTCAACACGACTTTTTGGAGTCAGTTTGACATTGGCGCAGCTCAACCTGGAACTTGGAGCATGGAAACCCGCAGCTTAGCGGGAATGCAGACACCGCCCCTAGACTACTACATCATTTACGGTCCCGATCCAGCCACAATTTTAGGTAGCTACACGCAGCTAACAGGCAGAATGCCCCTACCACCTCGTTGGGCTTTGGGATACCATCAGTGTCGCTGGAGTTACGATTCAGAAACAGTAGTACGCGAACTTGCCCAAGAATTTCGCCGCCGCCGCATTCCCTGCGACGTGATTCATTTAGATATCGACTACATGCGCGGTTATCGCGTCTTTACTTGGAGTCCCCAACGGTTCCCCCACCCAGAGAAGCTACTGCGGGAACTAGCCGAGGATGGATTTAAGACGATAACAATTATTGACCCTGGGGTAAAGTACGAACCGGAAGCAAATTATCATGTTTTCGACCAAGGGATAGACAAAGATTATTTCGTCCGTAAAGCAGATGGACAGTTATTTCACGGCTACGTCTGGCCTGATAAAGCGTTATTTCCCGATTTCTTACGTCCTGAAGTCCGGCAGTGGTGGGGAAACTTACACGAAAGCCTTACCAGTATTGGTGTAGCCGGAATTTGGAACGACATGAACGAACCCGCGATCGCCGATCGCCCCTTTGGTGACGACGGTAAGCATATCTGGTTTCCGCTAGATGCACCGCAAGGGAATTCGGAATTAACCTCACCCAACTCCCCTGTACGGGCGGGTTTTGAACGAAAATCTCTTGCCGTAAGCGGTGAATCTTTAGCTAAACCCGCCCCGACGACTCCCAACTCCCTAATGACAACTCACGCCGAAGTCCACAATCTTTACGGATTAATGATGGCGCGAGCGAGTGCTGAGGCGCTGGAAAAGTTGCGCCCCAACGAGAGATCGTTCGTCTTGACTCGTTCGGGTTACGCTGGCGTACAAAAGTGGTCGTCAGTATGGATGGGAGATAACCAGTCGTTGTGGGAGCATTTGGAAATGTCCCTGCCAATGCTGTGCAATATGGGGTTGTCGGGTGTAGCCTTTGTCGGTTGCGACATTGGTGGTTTTGCGGGCAATGCTACAGCAGAACTGTTCGCCCGTTGGATGCAAGTCGGAATGCTCTATCCCTTAATGCGCGCTCACTCGGCAATGACAACTGCTCGTCACGAACCTTGGGTTTTTGGCGATCGCGTCGAACAAATTTGCCGCGAGTATATTAACTTGCGCTACCAGCTTTTACCATACATTTACACGCTGTTCTGGGAAGCTGCTACCACCGGAGCGCCGATTCTCCGCCCCCTACTCTACCATTTTCCCCAAGATCCCGCGACTTACAACCTCTACGACCAAGTCTTGCTAGGTGCTGGTCTGATGGCTGCACCAATTTATCGTCCTGGGATAGAACATCGTGCAGTATACATACCTGCCGGGACTTGGTACGACTGGTGGACGGGGGAGGCGTTCGCGGGACCAACTCATATTCTGGCACACGCACCGTTGGAAAGAATGCCTCTCTATGTACGGTCTGGGACAGTTATCCCCATGCAGCCCGTAGTACAGTTTGTTGATGAAACACCGTGCGATTCCCTCGTAATGCGCGTTTGGCCTGGAACTGGAGAATGGACGATGTACGAAGACGACGGGTGTAGTTTCGATCATCGTCAAGCTGTCTGGTCAACCACTACCTATCGTGTCAAGACAACAGGAGAAGAAACAATCGTTAAGATTGGTGCGCGACAGGGACAATGGACACCACCAGCGCGAGAAGTCGTTGTTGAGGTGGTGGGAGTCGGTCAGCAACGTTTTAGCGATGATGGAACGGCTCGCTGTTTGCAGTTTACCAGGAATCGGGAGTCGTAGGGGCGGGTTTCCAAACCCGCCCGTACGG from Chroococcidiopsis sp. SAG 2025 harbors:
- a CDS encoding phosphate ABC transporter permease, whose protein sequence is MLVPLTRQKFEQLIPRIATGDQYRYVWGKFSDFLRRLLASVVAVVVVLLLRWLLGEGFGGLLLPFGVVGGFYWLWGPVLWASLRNAQYRKYKYSGFFRGRILDVYISEELIGREETVNNKGELVYVDNLERRLNVEVGDETGFSIQVQVPLRRSHKGIARRQVAEMIVLSNRADLSNITKVTDIYIPSRDIWVSDYPFLQRDVFVEVSNRIRRDRLEADEESPRSPRRPPQRKEPPQLPRQDREW
- a CDS encoding precorrin-8X methylmutase, whose translation is MEWQMIDAQNLAIVDREVGDYDFSPAEYEIVRRVIYTTADFEYKNLIHFSETAMQTGAAAIAARCTIVVDVPTIQVGILPQIQNTFANPLYCSLDAIARPQKDKTATAWGIENLAQRYPEAIFAIGQDQSALATLIDLIATDAIKPALVIATPAGFVDVDATKKRLQEFSVPQIWTEGSKGGATVATAILDGLLELAWLAYAPEES
- a CDS encoding TPM domain-containing protein; this encodes MQRSFWRKIPVLVTTFFLAGLVWMMQPSAALAYDNPELLPDRPTPVIDLAKTFTDIQEEQLVADLDKFTADTGWKLRVLTQYDRTPGRAVINFWGLDDKSILLVADSRGGNILSFSVGDAVYELLPRTFWIELQTRFGNLYYVREHGEDRAILGALESVESCLIKGGCNVVPGLPREQWILTLITSTLGGVICGFAAQPRRPGQALAWQWALIFSPLWGILFIAFGIGPVVTRTTEWLPLIRNISGFLIGALVAYLTPIFGRSSASET
- a CDS encoding glycoside hydrolase family 31 protein — protein: MPQYFGQLPTTDQPWVTVGAVEAVSQSDRAVQLDCGESSVLISVIDAHLIRVRLAPHGEFFPQRPWAVVGDDDIERSPVPFEVAETPDTVEIKTDRLRVVVQRQPCRLTCFDNCDRPFAKDAEMGMGWRMGATAAWKQIEADEHFYGFGERTGFLDKLSEVKTNWTLDALDYNSLTDEMYQAIPFFMALRPEVGYGIFFNTTFWSQFDIGAAQPGTWSMETRSLAGMQTPPLDYYIIYGPDPATILGSYTQLTGRMPLPPRWALGYHQCRWSYDSETVVRELAQEFRRRRIPCDVIHLDIDYMRGYRVFTWSPQRFPHPEKLLRELAEDGFKTITIIDPGVKYEPEANYHVFDQGIDKDYFVRKADGQLFHGYVWPDKALFPDFLRPEVRQWWGNLHESLTSIGVAGIWNDMNEPAIADRPFGDDGKHIWFPLDAPQGNSELTSPNSPVRAGFERKSLAVSGESLAKPAPTTPNSLMTTHAEVHNLYGLMMARASAEALEKLRPNERSFVLTRSGYAGVQKWSSVWMGDNQSLWEHLEMSLPMLCNMGLSGVAFVGCDIGGFAGNATAELFARWMQVGMLYPLMRAHSAMTTARHEPWVFGDRVEQICREYINLRYQLLPYIYTLFWEAATTGAPILRPLLYHFPQDPATYNLYDQVLLGAGLMAAPIYRPGIEHRAVYIPAGTWYDWWTGEAFAGPTHILAHAPLERMPLYVRSGTVIPMQPVVQFVDETPCDSLVMRVWPGTGEWTMYEDDGCSFDHRQAVWSTTTYRVKTTGEETIVKIGARQGQWTPPAREVVVEVVGVGQQRFSDDGTARCLQFTRNRES